The Triticum aestivum cultivar Chinese Spring chromosome 6D, IWGSC CS RefSeq v2.1, whole genome shotgun sequence genomic sequence CAAACTTTAAGAGGTCATACTGGCTGATTCCATCGCAATCCTTTACAACAAGTTCTACCAATGATCCATATCTCCCAAGGTACTCCAGCCACTCCCTGCTGTCTACTGCCATACAGTCAACAAGGTGAAGAACCGAAAGATGCCTGCAACCAACCGCCACACGAAAAATCCCAGTAGAAGTTACTGCTGGTGCACAGTTCAGCCTGAGCGAACTCAATTTTTTGCAATCAGCTAGATAACCAAGACCAGAGTCACCAATGTAAGAGCAGAAGCTTAAAGAAAGATCGGACAGTGAGGGGCAGTGAGATGATAGAACACAGAGGCCTTGGTTGTTCAACTGGTTCCCGTTACTGGGCCACCATCCGGAATAGTTTATCTCTACTTTCGCCAAATTGGGGAACCGGGAGAACAACGATACCAAGGCTTCTGTAGAAGGGTTGAGTCCACAGCCAACACGGATAGCATCCCTGTGCTCCGCCTCAACGGTGCAGAGCTGCTTCGACACGAGGGAAAGAGAATTAAGATCACTTGTCTTGGTAATCCTCTTGACGATCTCTGCAAGCAGTGGCTCTGGGAGATCCTCCATTCACTATCTCAGCTGCACAACTTGGGCAGTCTCAAGACCCGGCAGGCGCTGCAGTAAAGATTCTATTATCAGAATGGAACATAACAAGATAACCAAATAATAGCTGTCCTCAAGAACTAATGTAAAAGGAAACATCAGTGAAACATTGAACATTTTTATATCTGTTGAAAGATTTATGTGCTAATCTTGGAACAGTCACTTAATTACATTTTTTAGGGGAACAGTCACTTAATTACATGCTTATCTTGGAGCAATCACCTAATGTAAAAGCCCTAATCACAGTGTACAAATATACCAATTAAACATCCACCTGCTGAACTGAACTCGGATCTGGAAGGACAAATTCTAGGCACTAAAGAACATGTTTTACTAGAATTAAACCAGGACATTTCCTCTGGAATTTCAGTTATTACATAGTGGGCCAAGTGCATCAACAGATCTAGGTACATGGTGCAAGAATCGACATCGCCGCGGCTGGCTCAACCAATGTTGCTTGAGAAGGGAAGGGAACGGACCCAAATCCGTACCTCGGAGGAGCCGACGAACCAGGAAGGGCGGCGCCAGCCGGAAGGGGGGAAGCTGGGCGGGAACGACGGTGACCAAGGGGGGAGGATTGGGCGGCGAGGTCGACGGCAAAACCCTCGCGGCGAGAGCGTCGGCTGGCTTCGGGAGCTCGGATGGATTTGTTTTTTTCAGCAGTAGGAGCTCGAATGGATTAGTAGTACTCGTACGCAGCAGCAACGAAGGTGGCTTGGGCTTCGGCCCGACTTGATGATGCGGCCCATATTCGACCCAAACTAACTGAATCTCGTGTTCTTAAAAGACAAACTATTTTTCCCCTCCCCCTAAAAAAAAGACAAACTGTTTtcccccaattttttttatttttggactaAAAAAACTAACCTACTCTAATGAACAAGGAAAGAGAAGCATCACATGTAGTACGTGTGATCGGAATGTGTGCCTAAGTGAATTTGTTGTTGCCTTATTTTAACTTTTAAGAATCGACAAAGCTCAAGTGGAAGAATCGACATCGCGACGGCTGGCTCAACCAATGTTGCTCGAGAAGGAAAGGTAATAGACCCAAACCCGTACCTCGGAGGAGCTAACGAACCAGGAGAGGAGGCGCCGCCCCGAAGGTTGGGCGTCAACGACGATGACCAAGGGTTGGAAGGAATGGTTGGGGAAACCTCCGCGTCGAGGTCAAGTGGTCGACAACAAAACCCTCGCCTTCCTTGCGGCGTGAGTAATTCGTAGCAGCAACAACGCTAGCTTGAGCTTGACCTGACTTGATGATGAGGCCCATATTCAATTGGGGAGTTAGTAATCGGAATGTGTGCCGGTAAGTCAATTTGTTGGGAGCCTGTATGTCCCGCATCTAACAAAATAGATGGACGACTAGCCTCAGATGACACTATTGCAGGTCAGACCATTTTGGTTTTTCCATTTAATTTCACCTTTTTATGTTttgaaatattatatatatatatatatattataaaaatGAATTACTTAGATTTTTATAAAATCACCGCACATTAAAAGAATTTTGTGTGATTTTAAAAACTCTTCATACCATAGAAAAAATGTTTTGTCGTTTACAAATTTTCACTTGTTTAAAAATTTGTAATGAAAATGTTTTAAAATggaataatttttgaaaatacATACCATTCAAAATGTGTTCATGACATTCAAAAAATGTTGTCACGTTAAAAAATATGTTTCATGAAATAAAAAAacatgaaatgaaaaaaaaatctcgcaattttagaaaatattcataACATATAAAAATGTTCCTTCCATTTAAGAAAGAAATGTTCTAACACGTCACAGATTTTTgaattgaaaaatgttcaacagGTGTTCCAAAATGATCACTTTGTAGTGTTCATGACATTCAAAAAATGTTGGCACATGTAGAAATGTGTttcacaaaatttaaaaaaacatgaaatgaaaaaaatatgctCACAATTTTAGAAAAATGTCCATAACATATAAAAATGGTCCTTCCATTTAGGAAAGAAATGTTCTAACACTTAACAAATGTTTGCACGTTTCCAAAATTGTTCATGAAATTGTTGAAAAAGTTTCAACGGGTTTCAAAATGATCACTTTGTACATTTATTTAAAAAACTGGTCAATGTGCATTTTACAAATGTTTAACACGTATTCAGATAAATattcaacatgtatttaaaaaatgttcaatgtgtatcaaaaaatgttcaacctatatacaaaaatgttcaacatgtattcaaTATAAAAAGTCGGCATGTATTTAAGAAAAAAATATTCATACATTTCAGTATACCTTTCCCTGCACGGCCATTCACACCTAGCCGGCAGCTCACTGGTTCTGTTTAACGCCTGATGTGTCAGGTTCGGAGTTAACTGACCATCTCACACCTGTTCGCTAGTGATTTTTGGACAGGAAAATTGTGACTCTAGCTAGGGGTTTTTCGGCTTTCAGACACGCATAAGAGGGCCAGCCGGAACATGGCCTCTAGAGTTTTAACCCAGTACAAGACCGGATGCATCTAGCAACCTGAAGTCTTGGCTCTTGTAGCCACTACATCACTAATAAAGCAGAAAGCTAGCTGTAAAGGAAATTCAAATAGCGACCCGTTGAGCAGTTTCAGCCATCCGATGACAGATCGATGTCGACAGCAGCATCGTCTTGGCTGAGATGCAACAATGTACTGTATATGTTTTCTCTGCCATTTTACATAGATCTTGCCTTCTTTAGTGTAACGACGGAATATTACCATGAATGTTCAGTGTAGTAAAAGGGCATTTGTTTCATGTGTGCACATGTGTTGAGTTGATAAGTTCAGAAAATTCCTATCTGTAGCATAAACTGCTTTAAAACAACGGTTAGTAGATCTCATCTCCAGGTTTAATGTGCTCAATTACGCCTGAACCTTAAATATTGCACAAGCAGCCAAAAGAAGCtgataattattttggaatttagAACACCGAGAATATAAAAATAAAAGGGTACCATGTTTGGAGATCTCAAACAGATGAAGGACACCTTTCAGATAGCTACAATAAAAGGATTAAAAAACTCTTCCTTGGTGGACGTGATGAACAATGCATCATACCAGGATTGAGCTGAGGTGTACTTAGAAAAACAACATGATATGCTCAGGCGCTGCACATGGAGAATCAATGGAGAAGATGCCGCACAACGAACACACGAAAGACCAGAACCAGCACAAATGACTGTCAAGCCATAATACACGCGAATTCTGGCAAATTTCTAAAACGAATCTCACACTGCCAAAACAAGTCTAGAACATCTGAAGCCAATTGGAACTTGCCAGAAGGAAATGGCAGGTGCAACTGTCCTCCGAGTTACTTTCATACTGTTGTGGTTTCGAAGTTCTGCCAACATATAGCAACACAAATTAACAGCCAAAGACTGAATTCAGGGTGACTGGCGTATTTTCCTGTACACGTTCATTCCTTTTAGGCTGTTGTGGCTTTCAGTCTCCGATGAGTAGCAAACTGATTTGGCAGCACCCTGCACACCCTCCTGAGAGATCCGGCGGCAGCCTATAACGGTCAGTGACTCCAACTTCTGTGAACGTGCCAATGCAGCCAACCCATCATCTGTCACGCTACTACATTTCCGGAGTGTGAGGTGACTCAAACAAGGAGCCTGAGCAATGAGGTACATCCCAGCATCAGATACAGAGCAGCAATCCACGAGATCGAGCTTCTCCAGGAACTGTGTGGATGACAGGCCCTTCATCCCCTCATCATCAAATATGCTGGCACCATTTAGCACAAGAGCACGAATCGGACATGATTGGATAAGCGTCAGAATACCCTTCTGTGTGAAGCCTATTTCAGTAGGATAAGAGGGTTCACAAAATGTGAAAGTGAGCTCAACAACCTGAAGCATAGGGCAGCTTAGAGCTAGGGCCTCTAGGCTGTCATCAGTCAATGCCGTCCTAAACCAATGATCTTCACAGCGCAGAGGCATGAGCCGAAGTGAGATGGTTTTAAGGTTGCAGCACCTCTGGAATAGTGAAATCACTTCATCCTCATTTAGACCAATAACATACTCCAGGTAAAGTGTCTCCAATGCTTTGCACTTCCCCAGGAGAAAACGGAGTCCAATTTCCGGCTTAGTTACAATATGAGCCAACCTAAGATCCTTCAAATTATCACAACAAATGTCATAGCTAGATGGGTAGCCAACCACGTATGAGGGATCAGGGCGCTCACTCAGCCAGTAAGTTCCATTAATCTCAAACTCAAACCTTTGGAGCTTCCTCCATCCTGGACCAAACTTTAGGAGGTCATACTGACTGATTCCATCACAATCCTTTAGAACAAGTTCCCCTAATGATCCATACCTCCCAAGGTACTCCAGCCACTCCACGCTCTCTATTGCTATACAGTCAACAAGGTGGAGAACAGAGAGATAGCAGCAACTAACGGCCACCCGGAAAATCCCAGTTGAAGTTATTGCTGGTGCAAAGCTCAGCTCGAGGGACCTCAACTTTCTGCAGTAAGCTAGATAACTAAGACCAGCATCATCAATGTGTGCACAGAAGCTTAAGGTGAGATCAGACAGCAAGGGGCAATGATGCGATAGAACAAGGATTCCTTGGTTGTTCACCTGGTCCCCATGACTGGGCGTCCAACCAGAGTAATTGATCTCCACTTTCCATAAATTGGAGAACCGGGAGAACAGTGATGTCAAGGCTTCCGTTGTAGGGTCAACGCCACAGCCAACACGGATAGTACCCCTATGCTCCGCCTCGACAGCGCACAACTGCTTTGACACGAGGCAAAGAGAATTGAGATCACTCGACACGGTAATCCTCTTGATGATATCTGCAAGCAGTGGCTCCGGGAGATCCTCCATCGAGTACCGCAGCTGCACAACTTGGGCAACCTCAAGGCTCGGCAGGCACTGGACTAAAAAAAATTATGATCAGGGTACAAGATAAGCAGATAACATCTGTAACGAAATAATATAGAAGGAAACAGTGATGAAACTTTGAAGGTTTTTATACATTTCGAAGGTTTTATGTGCTTATCTTCACAATAAACGGTAAATTAGTGCAGCAGCATCCTATTTGCATCCATTCCGTAGAACAAAGAAGTGATATAAAgaatttcaaattaaaataacacccTAACTGTATAAATTTCTGCTGGGTGGGGGGATAATCTATAAATATACCAATTTGAACAATAAGCCCACATGATATCTGAACATTCCCCTTCTGAACTGAACTCGTATATGGAAATACAGCCCAACAAATCAGACGAATATAACAATTTCTGCACACTCCAGAGCAGGTTTTACTGACTAGACCAAGCTATTTCCTCTAGCATTTCACAGAGGTTCCAGCCTTCCAGGTCCATAGACAACAGCGGCCTAATTCCCTTAGTCGACCCAGGTGCAAAACCCAGGCCATGCGGACATTACAGAGCCGAATCGACCAAGTTCAGATGGAAGAATCGACATCGCATCGGCTGGCTCGACCAAGGTCGCTCGAGAAGGGAAAGGAATGGACCCAAATCCGTACCTCGGGCTCGGAGGATCCGACTACCCaggaagggcggcggcggccggggatgGGAGAGCTGGGAGGAAACGGCGGTGATTGAGGGGGTGGATTGGGCGGAGAAACCACCGCGGCGAGGTCGACGGCGAAACCCTCGCCTCCTTCGTGGCTTCGCAGTAATGCGCAGCAGCAGCAAAGCTGGTTTGGGCTTTGGGCCTGACTCGATGATGCGGCCCATATTTGACCGAAGGGCCGGGGCCCACTACCGACCAGGCCTAATGTTAATAATTAACCTCGTTTATGCACAAATTGCCTCTTCTCGAGAAAAATATATGAATAAATGACCTTATAaaaagttcatgataaatgttatgAATT encodes the following:
- the LOC123145947 gene encoding F-box/LRR-repeat protein 14 is translated as MEDLPEPLLADIIKRITVSSDLNSLCLVSKQLCAVEAEHRGTIRVGCGVDPTTEALTSLFSRFSNLWKVEINYSGWTPSHGDQVNNQGILVLSHHCPLLSDLTLSFCAHIDDAGLSYLAYCRKLRSLELSFAPAITSTGIFRVAVSCCYLSVLHLVDCIAIESVEWLEYLGRYGSLGELVLKDCDGISQYDLLKFGPGWRKLQRFEFEINGTYWLSERPDPSYVVGYPSSYDICCDNLKDLRLAHIVTKPEIGLRFLLGKCKALETLYLEYVIGLNEDEVISLFQRCCNLKTISLRLMPLRCEDHWFRTALTDDSLEALALSCPMLQVVELTFTFCEPSYPTEIGFTQKGILTLIQSCPIRALVLNGASIFDDEGMKGLSSTQFLEKLDLVDCCSVSDAGMYLIAQAPCLSHLTLRKCSSVTDDGLAALARSQKLESLTVIGCRRISQEGVQGAAKSVCYSSETESHNSLKGMNVYRKIRQSP